In Acidianus brierleyi, one genomic interval encodes:
- a CDS encoding restriction endonuclease has protein sequence MGITEYIASLDPTSFEKFIADEFLPKLGFKNIKWVGGSGDRGVDILAWKEELDGIHKYAIQIKRYTSTKIGEKTVRDLYTSMKLQDCDKGIIITTSDFTVDATEVASKLNILLINGFQLAKLIQQNQVRVPMVSPTKISEDSQIIENEKEDIKEIKVNEGVYLDIDIENVINKAENLVGKYGNYKIKRTEAILKRLYVFQVKIGYNLQNDRRRKVLSSQIALDGAGEDVSELLETPMQRTIMASEVKYEKLNIEYPKIANLAVELLKRRLPNYSQIIDISKELKKKAWFLDTYNIIFQVELTEAIVSINRNKLNVSFKPIDNDKLEKLALMEIKRETELKNSPKISRNKDGYIIDYQDDKVEIQIELNEVGKIIRKNVRITKDYAIKLAQSKINGNIVKVEGNYDVFLSGDYLYKCHVDSSSKNVSCNKIGISLISAQKIALENFINSMFSKPMKTEYELRDSWIILESGVTGSVKYEISLDGTIKSLNKDINENYVKIFIANHGYNLQSIKNQDKKIFAFAYDSNFNYEFAWKTSGELIYQKSKVNDSYAIKIAYSAFNMQGNCKENLMREKESVNVDLMCNNMHYLTKISDSGKILSLKKVPDIASIKMNNIIFIGYKEDGITIKTDNGNKFEYIMLNYEGSIIRKDECNKGILNKLKCLKLDSEYKPKTKNPLELL, from the coding sequence ATGGGTATTACTGAATATATAGCTAGTCTTGACCCTACATCGTTTGAAAAGTTCATAGCAGACGAATTTTTACCAAAATTAGGTTTTAAGAACATAAAATGGGTAGGAGGTTCCGGAGATAGAGGTGTAGATATTTTAGCATGGAAAGAAGAACTGGATGGTATACATAAATACGCAATTCAAATAAAAAGATATACTAGTACTAAAATAGGAGAGAAAACAGTAAGAGATCTTTATACGTCCATGAAATTACAAGACTGCGATAAGGGAATAATAATAACAACGTCTGATTTTACTGTAGATGCTACTGAAGTAGCAAGCAAACTTAATATTCTTCTAATTAATGGTTTTCAATTAGCTAAATTAATTCAACAAAATCAAGTAAGAGTTCCCATGGTTTCACCTACTAAAATTTCAGAAGATTCACAAATAATCGAAAATGAAAAGGAGGATATTAAGGAAATCAAAGTTAATGAAGGAGTATATTTAGATATAGATATAGAAAATGTAATAAATAAAGCGGAAAACTTAGTTGGAAAATATGGAAATTACAAGATTAAAAGGACAGAAGCTATATTAAAGAGATTATATGTATTCCAAGTAAAAATAGGCTATAATTTACAAAATGATAGAAGAAGAAAAGTTCTTTCATCGCAAATAGCATTAGATGGAGCAGGAGAAGATGTTTCTGAACTTCTGGAAACTCCAATGCAGAGAACAATAATGGCCTCTGAAGTTAAGTATGAGAAACTTAACATTGAATATCCTAAAATAGCTAATTTAGCAGTAGAATTATTAAAAAGAAGATTACCTAATTATAGTCAAATAATAGATATTTCTAAAGAACTAAAGAAAAAGGCATGGTTTCTAGATACCTATAATATCATATTTCAAGTTGAATTGACTGAAGCTATAGTTAGTATCAATAGGAATAAGTTGAATGTTAGCTTTAAGCCTATAGATAATGACAAGCTAGAAAAATTAGCTTTGATGGAAATTAAAAGGGAAACAGAATTAAAAAATTCTCCTAAGATATCAAGAAATAAGGATGGCTATATCATTGATTATCAAGATGATAAAGTCGAAATACAGATTGAACTTAATGAAGTAGGTAAAATAATACGAAAGAATGTCAGAATAACTAAAGATTATGCAATAAAACTAGCACAAAGTAAAATAAATGGAAATATAGTTAAAGTAGAGGGCAATTATGACGTATTTTTATCTGGAGATTATCTCTATAAATGTCATGTTGACTCTAGTTCTAAAAACGTTTCATGTAATAAGATTGGAATATCTTTGATCTCAGCTCAAAAAATTGCTCTTGAAAATTTTATAAATAGCATGTTTTCAAAACCCATGAAAACTGAATATGAACTTAGAGATTCATGGATAATATTAGAATCTGGAGTAACTGGATCTGTAAAATACGAAATATCTTTAGATGGGACTATAAAAAGTTTAAATAAAGATATAAATGAGAACTATGTAAAAATATTTATAGCTAACCACGGTTATAATTTACAATCTATAAAAAATCAAGATAAAAAAATTTTTGCGTTTGCATATGATTCTAATTTTAACTATGAATTTGCATGGAAAACTAGCGGAGAATTAATTTATCAAAAATCTAAAGTAAATGATTCTTACGCTATAAAAATAGCGTATTCGGCATTCAATATGCAAGGTAACTGTAAGGAAAATTTAATGAGAGAAAAAGAAAGTGTAAATGTGGATTTAATGTGTAACAATATGCACTATCTAACTAAAATTTCTGATAGTGGGAAAATCTTATCATTAAAGAAAGTTCCAGACATTGCTTCCATAAAAATGAATAACATTATTTTCATAGGGTATAAAGAAGACGGTATAACGATAAAAACCGATAATGGAAATAAATTTGAATACATTATGCTAAATTATGAGGGTTCAATTATTAGGAAAGATGAATGCAATAAAGGTATACTGAATAAGCTAAAATGTTTAAAATTAGATAGTGAATATAAGCCTAAAACAAAAAATCCATTAGAATTATTATAA